TATCAAtcatattgaaaatatttcattCGCCGATATGGGTAAAGCAATTCAATTAAGTACTTTACAAGAGATTATGTATTTCAATGATACAAAGCCATCTGCAACTATTGATGCATCTGCTCAAACAATTCAAGATCGTGTAAAATCTCATTTGGCAAGAGATTTATATGAATATGGTATTGAATTAGCTCGTCTTCAAATTGAAACAATAAAAGTTTTGGATACCGAAATCGCTAAAAAACTTGCTGGTCAATCAGTTACATCTGCTGAATTCACAACCAAACAAGCAACGCTTGTAAAAGAATATGATATCAAAACCACTGAAGCTCGTCTTAAAGCTGAAACCGATAATATTGCATTAGAACAAAAAGGTATAGCAATTATTGCAGAAGCTCAAGCAAAATTAGAATCTGCTAAAAAACAAGCTGAAGCTTTACTTGTTACAGCTAATGCTCAAAAGAAAGTTCAGGAAATACAAGGTGAATTATATTCCAAATTCCCGATTCTCGCTGAAATTGAATTGGCTAAAATTAAATCCGAAGCTTTAAAAAGTTCAACACTTTATATTACTCCTCAAGATGCTGGTAACTTTATGAATTCACCATTCTTTTTCATGGAAAGAATGCTTGGAAAACAACAAACCAACattaaaagttaaaatatttcaatagtataacatataaaaaaaaaaaaaaaaaaaaaaaaaataaatttaaattaaattttaaaaaaagataatgtaattaaatttagaaagaaaaaagaattttttttgtttcaaattaataattaataaataaacaaatatttatatatattttaatttcttttttttttttttttttttttttcaaaatcttgtattaaaaaagaaaatcaactTAATATTATcggattttaataaaagattttgaaaatattatatattaattattttaatattataaattttttttttttttttttttcaaaatcttgttattaaaaaagacaAAAGTTtgtgatattttaattattttattttaattttaattttagtttattaaataatatccaattaaaaaattttaaattactcattggaaaaataaataaaaataattaagaaTACTGCAAATATGTGCGGTCTTGTTTTTTTAGGAAATTTCAAATGGGTgtgaaacaaaaaaaaattacccaGGCTATTAATTAAGATTGACACAGATTTgtcaccaaaaaaaaaatctgctcatttttttgagttttttttcaaaaaaaaaaaataaaaataaaattttattttattgttttgataaaaataaaaaatcatttcaatcgttttctcaaaaaaaaaaaaataaaaaaataaaaagaaatttttttttttttttagtattaaaataataaataataaataataaattataaataataaaaaactttattcataaataatagtataacagttgtaaatataaaaaaaaaaaaaatgattgaaagTAGTtcatttatgaaaaaaacaTCATctgaaaattcaattggtaGTCGTTCTAATATTCATGAAGCTTCAACATTTTCTTCAGAACATGAAAATGGTGATCAATCCCTTACCATTTCACAAATTGTAATTAGATCAGATTTTGCCAATGAAACATCAGAGAGACAATcgaaaattattttagaGAGATTCAATGAAGGTATAAAGAATACAGCATTCACCGATTCTCCAGTATTGGGTCGTGCTCAACCTCGTCTTGATGTTAGTTATTTTGCAATGGCACATCGTAATCAAATTGTAGAGTTATTCGATCCACGTGGTCAACGTTTTGGTACAGTTTATTCAGCTGATCCAACTGTTGAAATTAGATATCTTGGCTCAGTTGCAAAAACATGTCGTTATTTCGGCTCATTCGGTAAACACGTTTTAAATGTCCCTTCTGGTCATTTTGCAAAAGCAATGACAAAGAATCGTCCAATAATTTATGGTGAAGGTCCACATGTAATTATTGACCCAAcctttgaatttgatgaaagATATGGTTTCGTTAATCAACAAGAACCATTTATAAACCATTCAACCATTAACATTCTTCGTGTTCCATCTGGTAAAGTCGCAAAAGTTTGGATTGGTACTCAACCATTAATTTTAGAATCTCGTCGTGAACCATACGTTTTTGTTGATGCTCAATTTAAAATGGTTGAAGATACTAGTGaaagtggtaataataaatactttaaaaattcatcagCTACATTTATGGAACAtggttcaattaaaagaattattccACATACTGGTGAAGTTGCAATCACATATAACAATGGTATTTTAACAATTATTCCACCACCAAAAGATGGTAAACCAGTTATTATCGATTCTCCAACTCATAATTTCGAAGGTTTCATTCAAACAAGTTTACAAACTTGTTTATTCCCATCAAAAGAAACTAAACAACAAGctattaaagataataaaaatgcgACATCTGATGaagttaatttaaaaattttccaAACTAGAGATTCACTTCgtgttggtgttgtattGGTAGTTGCATTTAGAATTGTTGACCCAGAAATTGCACTCACTAAATTAGGTAAAGAAGGTATTATCAATcatattgaaaatgtttcATTCGCCGATATGGGTAAAGCAATTCAATTAAGTACTTTACAAGAGATTATGTATTTCAATGATACAAAACCATCTGCTAACTCCACCAATGAAACTGTACACACAATTCAAGATCGTGTAAAATCTCATTTAGCAAGAGATTTATGTGAATATGGTATCGAATTAGCTCGTCTTCAAATTGAAACAATGAAAGTTTTGGATTCCGAAATCGCTAAAAAACTTGCTGGTCAATCAGTTACATCTGCTGAATTCACAACCAAACAAGCAACACTTGTAAAAGAATATGATATCAAAACCACTGAAGCTCGTCTTAAAGCTGAAACCGATAATATTGCATTAGAACAAAAAGGTAAAGCAATTATTGCAGAAGCTCAAGCAAAATTAGAATCTGCTCAAAAACAAGCTCAAGCATTACTAATTACTGCTGAAGCTCAAAAGAAAGTTCAAGAAATGCAAGGtgaattatttacaaaatatcCAATTCTCGCTGAAATTGAATTggctaaaattaaatcagaAGCTCTTAAAAGTGCAACACTTTATATTACTCCTCAA
This region of Dictyostelium discoideum AX4 chromosome 3 chromosome, whole genome shotgun sequence genomic DNA includes:
- the vacB gene encoding prohibitin domain-containing protein codes for the protein MIESSSFMKKTSSENSIGSRSNIHEASTFSSEHENGDQSLTISQIVIRSDFANETSERQSKIILERFNEGIKNTAFTDSPVLGRAQPRLDVSYFAMAHRNQIVELFDPRGQRFGTVYSADPTVEIRYLGSVAKTCRYFGSFGKHVLNVPSGHFAKAMTKNRPIIYGEGPHVIIDPTFEFDERYGFVNQQEPFINHSTINILRVPSGKVAKVWIGTQPLILESRREPYVFVDAQFKMVEDTSESGNNKYFKNSSATFMEHGSIKRIIPHTGEVAITYNNGILTIIPPPKDGKPVIIDSPTHNFEGFIQTSLQTCLFPSKETKQQAIKDNKNATSDEVNLKIFQTRDSLRVGVVLVVAFRIVDPEIALTKLGKEGIINHIENVSFADMGKAIQLSTLQEIMYFNDTKPSANSTNETVHTIQDRVKSHLARDLCEYGIELARLQIETMKVLDSEIAKKLAGQSVTSAEFTTKQATLVKEYDIKTTEARLKAETDNIALEQKGKAIIAEAQAKLESAQKQAQALLITAEAQKKVQEMQGELFTKYPILAEIELAKIKSEALKSATLYITPQDAGNFMNSPLVYMDRLLGHQQKLEK